In Streptomyces sp. NBC_01707, a genomic segment contains:
- a CDS encoding amidohydrolase family protein → MAAATTIVNAKVFDGTMSRDWTSVRFADGLITECSAVSAAQEGDEVIDAAGGTVLPGLIDAHVHLVPGALAQSLTFGVTTVLDMFSKPDLVALAKEQAGSRPDVADVRSSGVGATAPGGHPSIMYAPFPTLTTADQAEQFVAERIEAGSDYLKIISGIGGLWPSLDSETIKALVTAAHARGLVVVAHVSSVAGVEEVVSAGVDVVAHVPVDAELDKAMVGRMAEAGIAVGPTLATIENTLGEPGGAAVAGDPRLAEPLGDGWARRLTSSASGWRGREMPPYSRAEENVRRLADAGVTLLAGTDAPNPGTVFGASLHRELELLVRCGISPAQALAAATTEPARVFGLADRGRVAAGQRADLVLVSGNPLTDITATRAIERIWRAGTACDRRAFVASAAEAEQLDAFDAQVAKAVAAVRERRSNFHPRKAR, encoded by the coding sequence AGAAGGCGACGAAGTGATCGACGCGGCTGGCGGGACTGTACTTCCCGGTCTGATCGACGCCCACGTGCACCTCGTTCCCGGCGCCCTCGCCCAATCGTTGACCTTCGGCGTTACCACCGTTCTCGACATGTTCAGCAAACCGGACCTGGTGGCGCTGGCCAAGGAGCAGGCCGGCTCCCGTCCGGACGTGGCCGATGTGCGTTCCTCGGGTGTCGGTGCCACCGCGCCCGGCGGGCACCCGTCGATCATGTATGCCCCGTTCCCGACGTTGACCACCGCTGATCAGGCTGAGCAGTTCGTCGCGGAACGGATCGAGGCGGGCTCGGACTACCTGAAGATCATCTCTGGCATCGGGGGTCTATGGCCGTCGCTGGACTCCGAAACCATCAAGGCACTGGTCACTGCCGCGCATGCCCGCGGCCTGGTCGTCGTCGCTCATGTGAGCTCGGTGGCCGGTGTCGAGGAGGTTGTGTCCGCCGGTGTCGACGTGGTGGCCCACGTTCCCGTGGACGCCGAGCTGGACAAGGCTATGGTCGGACGCATGGCCGAAGCCGGAATCGCGGTCGGCCCGACGTTGGCCACCATCGAGAACACCCTCGGTGAACCAGGTGGCGCGGCAGTGGCAGGTGACCCGCGGCTTGCTGAGCCGCTCGGAGACGGCTGGGCACGCCGGTTGACCTCGAGCGCCTCGGGATGGCGTGGCCGGGAAATGCCGCCCTACTCGCGGGCCGAGGAGAACGTGCGGCGACTGGCCGATGCGGGGGTCACTCTGCTGGCGGGTACCGACGCCCCGAACCCGGGGACCGTGTTCGGAGCAAGCCTGCACCGGGAGCTGGAACTCCTTGTCCGGTGCGGCATCAGCCCGGCGCAGGCCCTGGCCGCCGCCACAACCGAACCGGCACGAGTGTTCGGCCTGGCCGACCGAGGACGTGTCGCGGCCGGGCAGCGCGCGGACCTGGTCCTCGTGTCCGGTAACCCGTTGACGGACATCACCGCAACACGCGCGATCGAGCGGATCTGGCGCGCGGGCACAGCCTGTGATCGACGTGCCTTCGTCGCGAGCGCTGCCGAAGCTGAGCAGCTCGACGCTTTCGACGCCCAGGTCGCCAAGGCCGTGGCGGCTGTACGCGAACGCCGGTCCAACTTCCACCCGAGGAAGGCCCGCTGA
- a CDS encoding transposase: MESGSTTLRRRLKRQSRRSCLRPVWPKSISLCDDRPVARGDLTDTQWEWLAPLLPGGTKLGRPPIWTRRQLIDGIRFRTRTGVPWRDVPERYGPWGRVYDLFRRWQRDGTWQNILAELQVRADAKELITWDINVDSTGDQPTVAHEPDRLASTARSGHSDH; the protein is encoded by the coding sequence ATGGAGTCTGGATCGACAACGCTGCGCAGACGGTTGAAGAGACAGTCGAGGCGATCCTGTCTGCGACCGGTCTGGCCGAAGTCGATCAGCCTCTGCGATGATCGCCCGGTGGCGCGTGGAGATCTGACGGATACCCAGTGGGAGTGGCTGGCACCGTTGTTGCCCGGGGGCACGAAGCTGGGACGCCCGCCGATATGGACGAGGCGGCAGCTGATCGACGGCATACGGTTTCGGACCCGTACCGGCGTCCCGTGGCGTGACGTTCCGGAGCGGTACGGCCCCTGGGGTCGGGTCTACGACTTGTTCCGCCGCTGGCAGCGGGACGGCACCTGGCAGAACATCCTTGCCGAACTTCAGGTCCGGGCGGATGCCAAGGAACTCATCACCTGGGACATCAACGTCGATTCCACCGGTGATCAGCCCACCGTCGCCCACGAACCGGATCGGCTGGCATCAACGGCTCGATCCGGCCACTCCGATCATTGA
- a CDS encoding AAA family ATPase gives MSLDLVPVDRESAAGAVLLTGIPGSGKSTVAAALAGRFRMAAHIEVDALQQMIVSGGQWPSPDANAEADRQIFLRARNACLLADSFVRAGFIPVLDDVVVRRSHLDFYRMTLAAVPLHIVVLAPGPAEAWRRNQAREKALAVDWSPLDEAMRSELGQHGVWIDNAAQTVEETVEAILSATGLAEVDQPLR, from the coding sequence ATGAGCTTGGATCTGGTGCCCGTTGACCGCGAGTCGGCTGCCGGGGCTGTCCTGCTGACCGGCATCCCGGGGAGTGGGAAGTCGACGGTGGCCGCTGCACTGGCCGGCCGGTTCCGGATGGCGGCCCATATCGAGGTGGACGCGCTCCAGCAGATGATCGTCAGCGGTGGGCAATGGCCCTCACCGGACGCGAACGCGGAAGCCGACCGGCAGATTTTCCTGAGGGCCCGCAACGCGTGCCTTCTGGCGGACAGCTTCGTGCGGGCCGGATTCATCCCGGTGCTCGATGATGTCGTGGTCCGTCGTTCCCACCTTGACTTCTACCGCATGACGCTGGCGGCCGTGCCGCTCCACATCGTCGTCCTCGCTCCTGGCCCGGCAGAGGCATGGCGGCGCAACCAGGCTCGGGAGAAGGCACTGGCCGTGGACTGGTCGCCACTGGATGAGGCGATGCGCTCCGAGCTCGGGCAGCATGGAGTCTGGATCGACAACGCTGCGCAGACGGTTGAAGAGACAGTCGAGGCGATCCTGTCTGCGACCGGTCTGGCCGAAGTCGATCAGCCTCTGCGATGA